From the genome of Diabrotica virgifera virgifera chromosome 8, PGI_DIABVI_V3a:
ttttctcttttttatcatcttcattaagtcaccttcgccttgacctactctgtttaagacttctctgtttgaaatgcgttgaacccaagatattctgagcattctacgatacgaccacatctcaaaggcttctaatttgttcatcatgttaaccttcatgatccaggtttcacatccatatagtaatacaggatacacataacattttaggaacttgattcttagttgtaagttcagctgagagttgctcagaatagatctaagtttcataaatgctcctcttgcaatttctatacgagttttaatttcttcatccggatttagtgtctcgtttatccaacatcctaggtatttaaaatggttaacttttgttattgattcatcattgacaattagttgcatagggccgacgtcttgtttactaaccacaagtaactttgtctttgttgcatttatgttaagtccgttattggagcattctctagtgactcgatctataaggaattaaagatcttcgatattttcagccatgatcgcggtgtcgtctgcatatctgatgttgttaatagtttctcccccgattcgaactccacattgtccttccaaggcttcattaaaaattatttctgagtatacgttaaacaaagttggggataacacacaaccctgtctgacacctctttgaatgcaaattttgtctgtttctttgccgtctaccagaatagaagcttcttgatggTCTTATGGGCTtgcttattttcaataaaaacctttattcttcgaaacaataacatttttttttcaaaacaaataaaaattactttgaaatacatggcgATTTTTAATGGAGTGGGTCAGTGATGTATAAAGATTTGATTTAATTTTCTTGTCATAGAaatattactttgttttaagtTAAGTTAAGGAAAAATAAGAGAATGAAGGAATTCAGGACGAAGGAGAGTATCATGGTGGAATAATTTCAGGTACTGGTTTAAATTCAGTATTATAGacctcttcagagcagcggtagatgtAGTAAAGATAGttatgatgatatccaaccttcaATTGACAGActgcacttaaagaagaagtaaAATGAATTCTAAGTTTTTTTATAATGCAATTGAATTACTTCTTCATTTACGTCTATCATGATGTGTCCTTTAACCAAACCTTTCTCTTTCAATTTTCCTGCCACACAGTCCTTCCACCTTCTCCTTGATTTCCTTCTACCTCTCCTTCCATGAACTTCTAACAACTAGATTTTTCATCCCATATAGTCTTTAATTCTACGTCTAACGTGACCAAATCATTGCAATCTGTGTCCTTGAGCCACCACGGCTCTTTCTCTAATCCTCTTGTTCTTGACATTGACTCTCTACTCTTACTCAACATCGATCGTAACATTTGCATTTCAGTTACCTCCATTTTCGTTCCTGAATTCTCTTTACAGGCCACACCTCACCACTTTACACCAACGCAGGCCTGACCACACTCTTCTATACCTTTTATTTCAGCCCTTCATCGATCACTTTTAATCACAATTTTTCCTTCTATTTTCCATTTTCATCCTAGTTCCTTCGGTTTCGTCTCGTCtagatcgccatatggtggttgAAGGGTTGCAACCCCCGGTGATGGGATTGATTAACTTTGACACACTACATAAGTACTCGTATATATTTATTTACTCACTACGTAATAACAGTAACTAGTTGGTTTTTAGTTGGTAACAGTAACTTTAGCAAAGTCTGTTTCTGAATAATCTTTCTCATACTTTTCCTAAGTTTATCTAATGTGTATTTCTTTGTTATGATTTCATGTTTATCTAATGCAATCGTGAATTATTGATAAAAGtatatttccacctacctctaccgaaagtatacttttccggacctgattgtagggagcaaagttgtacttttcctccctagggaggaaaagtaaaagtgacgtcatggtatttctttcataaaatataacttgttgacgccctgtacaatatctattttctattacgtaagtatctatacattttaacgtttatttaaaaacactctcttttgcagaatggtaaaaaacagtaaattgttattctaatttaacaatgtttacattaataatttgacttatatttgacagttgacagttatattgtacctacttgttaattttagttctaataaattttgttggttacgtacataaataaattaagtaaaaatgaaaaaatgacttgttatttgaggaaggtggaaaaaccatatgtataacatgggagtaaagtgcttttcctcccttgaatgattactgccctccgcaacgcgtcgggcagtaaacttcattctcgggaggaaaagtagcactttcctctcttgttatacaaatagctattgtctACTTGCAGTTTTACTATGCGTGGCCTAGTTTACATAAATATACAATGCGACCTACTTAGTATAATCAAAACATTGAatgatatattattattgtaatatTTACTTTAAAGACTTTAAAAGTTAAACGGATATGTTATTTACTAATGGATTAAATACAATTATTTGCTGGATGGTAATTTAAATCCTTTACAAATATAACGTATCTGCTTTGTTTATATATGCAAAAAAGACATTTACGTTTGTGTGTTGTACTTCGTTAAAACAGAAAATTCAACCTGTAttccactgtatttgttttttgcaTCAACTACGCACTAATTCTTCACACTTCTGTAGAATAAAATAATgtatatgtatcggttttagaacgtctttcgacgttgtccgatgcctaacttccacgtccttctatcaacccattggccctctctaagatcccttgcactcattgctttggttaccccttctttccatgtctttttgggtcttcctcgttttttgcggtttggtggtacccactgcatgatctttttgggcaatcttgtgtcttccattctttgaacatgaccataccaaatcaactgtttcctctcaatgtctgttgttaagtagcCATCTATTcgaattcgtcgtcttacttcctcatttctaactctttccctacgggatatactTAACGATTTTCTAAACACATCCacttctacagcttctaatttttttctgttgttctcggttattctccaagtttttgcttcgtaaagtaggctgcttttaataagtgtttcatagatattgtattttctctgtattcctatttcggagctccaaagtattccatttaggcagccaattgttcttctagcttgtgttacccttttctttatttcctcatcgtcttttcccgttctatcgaatattactcccaggtacgtgtattcactacaggatgtgatttgttcattatcctctagttcgatattggataactcagctcctatgggtaggtatttagttttttccacattaatttccaagcctcactgttcatattcctcctttagttttcttgccatatactgtaggtcatctttatcattagctatgatcacttggtcatcagcaaattgtaaggtatataaacaaacctctccgaggtctatacccataccgtggcatttacgtttccactggtttagtgcttttgcaacatatatcttgaacaaagttggtgaaatacagcaaaatagaataaaataatacttccaataaaataaactttatcttttcaagaaaattatgaacgcatcTATAATATGGTGGAggttattacaaattttttaaaaccaGGTTACGATACAAAAGTGAGTATtgataactaaaaaaaaatgtgtgtgtataTTTTGTacccacgtaagaagttatatttttattataattatgagtTCAACGAAATAAGTATACtctaaacagtttatttgtattttatttaaatattaaactaattttaatacttaccactttcaaaaattttttattaaaacaataccaaaaattaaaaagaaaaaggaTTAGGGATTGCCGGATTTGAATCCGGAACTTGTCGGGAtctgtagtcgaatgctctaccaacgAGCCACGATGTCGTCAATTGTCACAGTGACAAACAAATTAATTGaactataataaatataaaaatgttttaataatacttattatcttactccagaggaaaacaaatccaaagacacaaaaattataataaaaatatatttactaaaaacactaatatatttttttcacctcttatttgcgctgatacatacataaattgaaagatttagcaacgaacaccacactgtctgtgtgcgcatgcgcgtgggataataaaaattcactctcaatcgcgcctaaagaagtataacttcaaaaatactaaaataatgTTGAAAGCACTTGAAAGTAGAACAACCGTAGAGCAACCGAATGCACTTGCTGCCATATTAATAGGGAAAGAATACACTTCTTCTTAAATTTCCATCTCCTAtcagaggttggatatcataatggctatggtcactttgttggctgctgctctgaatagttgtaatgaactacaggtaaaccattctctaaggttcctcagccaggagatacGTGTGGACTTTTGAAAGAATAcactggactgcttttaactacAGAAACGTAAACATTGACATGCGGTACGTGACaccgcaagaaaactttacgtcaacgtagctcaaagactaaaccgTACTAAAACTGTAGTTGGGAGCAGAGGCAATTACACACTacttgaaggtacacagatgGTGTTCTAGGAATCTTTTATAAGACAAGTTTATAaccatcatcatttggctctacaactctatgtgagtcttggccgcgtttactatttccctccattgttgtcgatcctgagcagctatttcccattgctgtactcccattttgtgtagatcactggctactgcgtccttccatctctttcttgggcgaccaactgaccttctaccatcgggcctttcccagaatgtggcgttcagaagtctttcgtcactggatcttagcacgtgacccgcccattTTATTCGGTTTGCTTTGATGTAGCGTGCTATATTTTCATttccatatattgtctggagttcatcattgcgATGGCTTAACTTGCACAGCGGCTAACTCcgttttttaaaactttacaggAACACAAAAAaacttcttaaaaaaattaatacttACAATATCAATATTCCAAAAATCCATTTGCTGCCTATTTATATGCACTTTGAATTTACTAAACagcttaaaaaaatattttgattaaatagcaattatttaaatttttggagTTACCCTCTTTGTAATTAAAAGAAAACAGTAAATAATCGGAGTTACCCACTTTTCTCTGCATCGTATTATGGAACCTCTATAGGAAAATTAAATCAAACTGTaagtatatttttgtatttttattttataatcaagtattttatttttattataccaTAGAGTATTTTATTTATGAGTCTTCATGTGGCACATTGTCGTAGTAGTCCCTGTAGTCCACCGGCAAGGTACTTTTTAGTTGTTGTAAGTCTTTGAATTTACGACTACTTATTTTAAGCTGATTTTCATGAAGATTCGGTAAGCTTTCAATAGGTTTAACTGAGACCCTTTTATCACATCGCTGTGGCAGTAACTGCCATTCATCTGTAAACCGTAACTTAAAGTACAGGTTCCCTTGTTTATATTGTAGGGCACGAATATCTGTGACCTAAAAAACAAAACATTAACAATTTAACAATGTTTTCGTCTTCTGTGTCTGTAGAAGACCAAacaaaattaacattaaaagtaccTTGGCATCTCCTATGGCTTTCCCTGGTCTTATTGACTTATAAAACTGTAAACTTGCGAAGGATTTAAAAAATTCATGGGTTAGGTAAGATACGTTGTAAGGTTTAGGATTTTTGCGAGCTCCAACACAAACTTCTGCATATTCAGCTGGTATatgaattattttgtttttcagtTTCCTCTCTATGGTGGCATGCATCGAGTCCGCTTCCATCTGAGTATGGCCTACCTCTAGATACTTCTGCTGAATTGTGACATTGTTTAATGTTGCCACGTTTAGTAATGCATTTGCCAATATTACGTTTCTATTTTGAGCTGTACAACCATCACTGTACAATATAATTTTAGTATCCTGTCCAGGTTCTCTGTGGATACTCGGCAAAAGTTTCTCCGTGATGAACTTGACAATTATGGTAGCGTAATTGTCAGAGGATAACCCACCTTCGGTCTCGTTCCAGAGATAACAAAATCCgtctttattttttatattaaatatacaGAAATTGTGCGTGCATATCTTAGTTTTATAATATAGAGATGACACATTAGATTTGGGTGCCAATAGCACAGCTTGCGTGTCCATTGTGAATAcaaattcttctttatttttatcCTGTTCTTTTTCAAGTCTAGCTTCATTCTTTCTTTCTATGTGCTCCTTGTGTTCTGTGTCAGGTATATTTCCGAGTTTGTGAGAGAGGCACTTTTCGCATTGATCTTTTTTTGGCTTGAACAGTGATATATTTTCAATTTCTAAAGTGTTGCTAAATTTAGCAATTGACAGAGGAGTGATATTCCGTGGCGTGCACCAGTCTAATGTGTAGAAATTGTACAAGGCTTTTTTTGAGGTCCATTCTGGTAACAAATAAAGCTTTGCCCAACTTTTGCGGCAATAATGGGATTCCATTTTTGGAATATTGTTCAAAAACTCTTGAAGTGATTTCACTTCTACTTCGTGGGGATTTTTTGTTGCGTGTCGATTTGTTTTCTGAGAAATATTTTCTTTGCCTTTTTTCCAGTTCCAGATAGTCATTTTGGTAAGACACAAAGTGTTTTGAAACATAGTTTTACAAACTCTCACGCGGCAATCGTTAGTCAAGTTTAAGTTAAATACCATTGTGCTTTGTCTTCTTGTTAATAATGGGTCTTTTCTGTCTCTTGGACGTTTTGTGGGTATCTCTTGCACAAGACCATTCACGAAAACCTTTTTTTCCCCCCAATTCATCCTCCAAAACATCTCAAATATATTTTTCCTTTCTTCTTCTGAAACTTCGCTAcattttaaagcacttttatcAGTTGTCCTACATTTGCATCGAGGTTTAAGAACTcgtttatttttttgtattctttccCATTTCCCTTCAATTTTTTTACGCCCAGTATACTGTTGCCCATTTTCTCTGTGAAGCTTGTTCATTTGATCTTTCCATGTAGCTTTCTTTACCTGACACCTTTTTCTTCTCTTAATTCTTCTTGGTTCTTCTTCACTGTCAGAATCAGAGTGCTCAGAATAAGGTACAAGTTTTGCATTCATGCAGTCGCTATCATCACTGAAATATTTGTCAATCAAGTTAGTATTGTTGTCTTCTTGTGCTGTACAATGGTACATTGTAACTGGAGCTAAGCATTCTTCACTAACAGATTTCAAGGAAACAGGCGAATCATTATCAAGACGCGCAACATTCATAATCTCTTGTGTATCAGCATTAGATATAGGCGGAATGATATCTAGTGGCTCAATATTGATGAACACCTCTGTGGCAGCCTCAGATGTACCACTTGCAAGTGGCTCAATTTCCATGATATTTCCTGTTAAATTATCATATGTTGACGTACTATCAGCAAAAAGTATAACAGGCATATCTTCAATAGATTCTTCTGTGAGAATTAAGTAATTTTCATTGTTTTCCTTCAGTGCAGCTTCAACAAGTTTTTGTGCCCTCGACATCCTCTTTATCTGCAACAATAATCTTATTAACATCCAAACCGtttattttatatacttttttggaattttttattaaacataaaatatgtagaattttTAAAAAGTAAGAAGAAAAGTCTTACTTTTATCTATGCACTGGACTTCTTTTCACATTTTAAATCGTAAAAAATTAACAACTTTAATTTATAGATTACGGGAATAATGTAAAATCACAGAATTGGTATATTGGGTAACTCCTCAATTAACATAGTAAATAGTTAGGGTAAAAATGGACAACTCTATCATCAATATTTATTATGTTATAACTAGGATATTTCTTACACAAAGttatattatttcattaaaaCTACTTACCACGACTCTTATACACTGTATCGTTATCAAATCAGCTTTATTTTATCTGTTAATTTATAGTTTTCTAAAAAAGACCGCACTTAAAACGTGGCACTCTGTTTACTCACCGTCAAGTACAAATAAACTGGCGGTTGACCTTGGAGTTAGCCACGTCTCGGTGTTGTTATACTAGTGTTAGCAGTTGACCGTTTTACGTGTTCGCCGTTTTCTCCGTAATTTTAAAAACTAGGgagatattttattgaacatAATGTGAGAGACAACTAGACTCAGTCAGCAACGCAAAAACCTATATTTCGGAAAAAAGTGGAGTTAGCCGGTTTGCAAGTTAAGCCATCGATTgggtcttcttctccattctcctgttgtctcttctctgcaaggcccatagatagtccgcagtatctttcttccaagtaccagtaattttgttgtttcccgctggttcagagtccatgtctcgcttccatacgttattgtgggacgaactATTGTCTtgtatactcttatttttgccgGTCTTgaaagtatttttgatttaagtacggttattaatgagtaatatgccctgtttcctgcaatgatcctggctgccacgtccttttcattttgttttcagatgttatgtttataaaacaagttagacaacaaaatatattttcggctcGGTATGGCATACTGCATGTCAGTGGCTAAGGGGTAAAATGCCCTGATCGACCGCGGCCTGTATTTAATAATATGTATAACCAATGATTCTGGATGTGTGGGAATCTTCCTtatgacaaaaaatatattaacaattaCTTAGTGCTTGTACTGTATCAACAATTTAAACATGGCGGTAAATTATActcaaataaattatttaaacttTCTTATTTAGAAAACTCAAACACGAAGTAGAGATTAATTCGTaaatttttaaagatatttcCGCAATCTGTTAACCGTTCAAAAACTTTCTAGACAGAAGACGAACACTACTAAATTCCCTAATACCATACAGGTAACGAAATTTCGTATAAGTTAGGTGTTTCCCATTGTTCGGACCGAAGTTGGAGGTAATAAGTTAACGAATTTACAGAAATTAGTTTTGCGAAATGTCAGAAAATTTTCTGATAGATACAAAAGTGGAAAAAACTCTGGTGGTTCGGTAGAAACTTTAAGGTGCAAAATGGGGGAAATAAACTGCAGTTGGTATACGCTTAACAAATAACGAGTAGCCAAAAAAAGGTAACTGAAGTAAAAAAGAATGTCGTTGAGAAAGGAAAACAAGAGATGTATTATATttcaaaaatccacaaggaagaagttttcctgtagttggctgtatacaatgtaatacaaaaaatagtaaaatcctttataaaaggtatatatttaaaatccctaaaaagggctacgtcacaatcacataactagttttcgactggtttaccagtcatcatcagtgcttacctaaaatgaatataacctggtaaagtaatgcaaagattttgaaattttgactacgattaAGAAAAgctgtaggttatactcacgtgaaatttacattctaaccaccaagatataatttaacaaaaatatgtgggtcaaagccctgtataagtaatccctcaaggaaacatcggttgaaaatgctaacttaagcatggatgttagaggtattttactaatatgccccaggtaacatctgagctgtgttgAAAGTATAgcagcaagtgacaatgaaatggatagagacctccgaacgatgacaagacagaaatgacagttccacaggaagttgaaaaattaacctgtcgtatttaaagactatggtgtacagcttgttaaaattagaaatgatgtaacaacacactccattgtgaaaattatcatttaaaattcagtaaactagatgttgtagttaaaaatgtattcacgtatactGTCAGTGGAGgtagttaggcaaaccacattacacaaatgtTTGTATTCGAGAACTAAAGTCAGTAATCAAATTTTATAGTCAAGaaacctaagatttaaaaaagcaattttgaatttatttaacttattagtAGCTCTTGGAATTTGTGTTTAAAGTTTAAAAAGAAATCACAACGGGGGTgactgaggtgtaaaaatgtttaaataatctagggggatgtatcattaaggaagcacaagctcaaacttaggcgactaattcctaaagacctcgcaggctgcccggatccctaagagtccaaaaaccaaaaccgtcaTAAGATGATGACAGTAGGGGCTGGGTGGTATGAAATGTCTGTGAGGAAAT
Proteins encoded in this window:
- the LOC126890077 gene encoding uncharacterized protein LOC126890077, with product MLIRLLLQIKRMSRAQKLVEAALKENNENYLILTEESIEDMPVILFADSTSTYDNLTGNIMEIEPLASGTSEAATEVFINIEPLDIIPPISNADTQEIMNVARLDNDSPVSLKSVSEECLAPVTMYHCTAQEDNNTNLIDKYFSDDSDCMNAKLVPYSEHSDSDSEEEPRRIKRRKRCQVKKATWKDQMNKLHRENGQQYTGRKKIEGKWERIQKNKRVLKPRCKCRTTDKSALKCSEVSEEERKNIFEMFWRMNWGEKKVFVNGLVQEIPTKRPRDRKDPLLTRRQSTMVFNLNLTNDCRVRVCKTMFQNTLCLTKMTIWNWKKGKENISQKTNRHATKNPHEVEVKSLQEFLNNIPKMESHYCRKSWAKLYLLPEWTSKKALYNFYTLDWCTPRNITPLSIAKFSNTLEIENISLFKPKKDQCEKCLSHKLGNIPDTEHKEHIERKNEARLEKEQDKNKEEFVFTMDTQAVLLAPKSNVSSLYYKTKICTHNFCIFNIKNKDGFCYLWNETEGGLSSDNYATIIVKFITEKLLPSIHREPGQDTKIILYSDGCTAQNRNVILANALLNVATLNNVTIQQKYLEVGHTQMEADSMHATIERKLKNKIIHIPAEYAEVCVGARKNPKPYNVSYLTHEFFKSFASLQFYKSIRPGKAIGDAKVTDIRALQYKQGNLYFKLRFTDEWQLLPQRCDKRVSVKPIESLPNLHENQLKISSRKFKDLQQLKSTLPVDYRDYYDNVPHEDS